In Aerococcus loyolae, a genomic segment contains:
- the cysS gene encoding cysteine--tRNA ligase, with the protein MLTVYNTLTKAKEEFHPINDGKVNMYVCGPTVYNYIHIGNARSIVAFDVIRRYLEYRGYEVNFVSNFTDVDDKIINRAKEEGLTSREVADKYIAAYYEDIDKLNVKRATLNPRVLENIDAIIEFVQDLVDKDYAYVVDGDVYYRARSFSSYGKLSDQSIDDLRSGASERVSADEQGKKEDSVDFALWKAAKAGEPSWDSPWGAGRPGWHIECSVMSTRYLADTLDIHGGGADLVFPHHENERAQSEARTGKTFVNYWLHNGFVTMGDDGEKMSKSLGNFVLAHDLLKEVDPTIVRFFLASAHYRAPVKFSHSNLEDAKRNLERLQTAHDNINYRLQDAKESLADDEKQLGELQALDEHFIQVMDDDFNVPNALTVIYDALKRINIYMEAPQVSQAVLKAYDQQLSQWLAVIGIEFQEATLLDSEVQALIEERDQARLDKDYERSDAIRQELLDQGIVLDDTPQGTRWRRSK; encoded by the coding sequence ATGTTAACAGTTTACAATACCTTAACCAAAGCGAAGGAAGAATTTCATCCTATTAACGACGGTAAAGTGAATATGTATGTGTGTGGACCGACTGTCTACAACTATATTCATATCGGTAATGCCCGCAGTATCGTGGCCTTTGACGTGATCCGTCGCTATTTGGAATACCGAGGCTATGAGGTGAACTTTGTATCTAACTTCACCGACGTTGACGATAAAATAATCAACCGGGCCAAAGAAGAAGGTCTCACTAGCCGAGAAGTCGCTGACAAATACATTGCAGCCTACTATGAAGATATTGACAAACTCAATGTTAAGCGGGCCACCCTCAACCCCCGAGTTCTGGAAAATATTGATGCTATTATTGAATTTGTCCAAGACCTGGTGGATAAGGACTATGCCTATGTGGTGGACGGGGATGTCTATTACCGGGCGCGGAGTTTTTCTTCTTACGGTAAATTGAGTGACCAATCCATTGATGACTTAAGAAGCGGTGCTAGCGAGCGTGTGAGTGCCGATGAGCAAGGAAAGAAAGAGGACAGTGTCGACTTTGCCCTCTGGAAGGCAGCCAAGGCTGGCGAACCTTCTTGGGATTCTCCTTGGGGGGCAGGGCGGCCTGGCTGGCATATTGAATGCTCAGTCATGTCTACCCGTTACCTGGCCGATACCCTGGACATTCATGGCGGAGGCGCAGACCTAGTCTTCCCTCACCATGAAAATGAACGGGCCCAATCGGAAGCCCGTACCGGAAAAACTTTCGTTAATTATTGGTTACATAATGGTTTTGTGACCATGGGTGATGACGGAGAAAAGATGAGTAAGTCCTTAGGTAACTTTGTCCTGGCTCACGACCTCTTGAAGGAAGTTGACCCTACCATTGTGCGTTTCTTCCTAGCCAGTGCCCACTACCGGGCGCCGGTCAAGTTTAGCCATAGTAACTTGGAGGACGCCAAAAGAAACTTGGAACGCTTGCAAACGGCCCATGATAATATCAACTATCGTTTACAAGATGCTAAGGAAAGTCTAGCAGATGATGAGAAACAATTAGGTGAATTACAGGCCCTGGATGAACATTTTATTCAAGTCATGGATGATGACTTCAATGTTCCTAATGCCTTAACCGTGATTTATGACGCCCTCAAACGGATTAATATCTATATGGAAGCTCCCCAAGTCTCCCAAGCAGTTCTTAAGGCTTATGACCAACAACTTAGCCAATGGTTAGCCGTTATTGGTATTGAATTTCAAGAGGCTACTCTCCTGGACAGTGAAGTTCAAGCCCTCATTGAAGAGAGAGACCAAGCCCGCTTGGATAAAGACTATGAGCGCAGTGATGCTATTCGCCAAGAGTTGCTTGACCAAGGGATCGTCTTGGATGACACCCCTCAAGGAACGCGTTGGAGAA
- the nadE gene encoding ammonia-dependent NAD(+) synthetase, with product MRKQQAEIIQALKVAPSIDSAYEIERSLTFITDYLKRYPFLKTLVLGISGGQDSTLAGKLCQMAIEQIRQATQDDSYQFIAVTLPYGQQADAQDVKDALAFIQPDQVLDVNIKGAVDQQVAALEAGGLKLSDFNKGNIKARQRMVAQYAIAGQCSGVVVGTDHAAEAVTGFYTKFGDGASDIVPLWRLNKRQGKQLLKALGCPAHLYDKVPTADLEDDRPQLPDEEALGVSYPAIDDYLEGRRVSDQDAQTIENWYQKSKHKRHLPINLYDTWWRE from the coding sequence ATGCGAAAACAACAAGCAGAGATTATCCAGGCCTTAAAAGTGGCGCCTAGTATCGACAGTGCTTATGAAATCGAACGCAGCCTGACTTTTATTACGGACTACCTCAAGCGCTACCCCTTTCTAAAAACCCTAGTATTGGGCATCAGCGGGGGACAGGACTCGACCTTAGCAGGTAAGTTGTGTCAAATGGCCATTGAGCAGATCCGTCAAGCGACCCAGGATGATTCCTACCAATTTATTGCGGTAACCCTGCCTTATGGTCAACAAGCCGATGCCCAAGATGTTAAGGATGCTTTGGCCTTTATCCAGCCTGACCAGGTCCTCGATGTCAATATCAAGGGGGCGGTCGACCAACAAGTAGCTGCCTTAGAAGCAGGGGGGCTTAAGCTTTCGGACTTCAACAAGGGGAATATTAAGGCCCGTCAGCGGATGGTCGCCCAATACGCCATCGCTGGGCAATGCAGTGGGGTCGTTGTGGGGACTGATCACGCCGCTGAAGCCGTGACTGGTTTTTATACCAAGTTTGGGGACGGGGCCTCTGACATTGTTCCTCTCTGGCGCTTAAACAAGCGTCAAGGCAAGCAGCTACTTAAGGCTCTGGGTTGTCCCGCCCATCTCTATGACAAGGTTCCCACGGCTGACTTGGAAGATGACCGGCCCCAATTGCCGGATGAAGAGGCTTTGGGGGTTTCCTACCCAGCCATTGATGATTACCTAGAAGGCAGGCGGGTGAGTGACCAAGACGCCCAAACCATCGAAAATTGGTATCAAAAATCAAAACATAAACGCCACCTGCCTATTAACCTTTATGACACTTGGTGGCGAGAATAA
- a CDS encoding nicotinate phosphoribosyltransferase, with the protein MTTYPDDSLALHTDLYEINMMKTYWEAGNADQRCVFEMYFRNNPFENGYAIFAGLEHLTQYLDNLTFSESDIAYLRETQNYPEEFLEYLANFRFNGTIRSMVEGEVCFANEPLLQVEGSLADCQLIETALLNIINFQTLIATKASRIRTVCGNDALAEFGARRAHELDASIWGGRAAYIGGFDSTSNVRAGKILGVPVSGTHAHAMVQAYRSDYEAFKHYAESHKNCVFLVDTYDVLNSGVPNAIRVAREMGDKINFVGVRIDSGDITYLSKRVRKMLDEAGYPDAIIVASNDLDEKTILNLKMQGAKVDSWGVGTKLITAYDQASLGGVYKLCAIEDEKGDLVPTMKLSSSPEKVTTPGKKQIWRITNNLDGKSEGDYVTVEDEVLDTSQPLYMFHPTYTYINKTVEDFSARPLLQTIYQDGKRVYDLPALEEVKSYAEESLAALWDEYKRILNPEAYPVDLSQELYDLKMDSIHAIHERVKAGAKKNPVNES; encoded by the coding sequence ATGACAACTTATCCAGATGATAGTCTGGCCTTACACACTGACCTTTATGAAATTAATATGATGAAGACCTATTGGGAAGCGGGAAATGCTGATCAACGCTGTGTCTTTGAAATGTATTTCCGTAACAACCCTTTTGAAAATGGCTATGCCATTTTTGCTGGTTTAGAGCACTTGACCCAATACTTGGATAATTTAACCTTTAGCGAAAGTGATATTGCCTACTTGCGTGAAACCCAAAATTATCCGGAAGAATTCTTGGAGTATTTGGCCAATTTCCGCTTTAACGGGACTATCCGTTCCATGGTGGAAGGGGAAGTCTGCTTTGCTAATGAGCCCCTGCTCCAAGTTGAAGGTAGTTTGGCTGACTGTCAGCTTATTGAAACGGCTCTTTTGAATATTATTAACTTCCAAACCCTGATTGCTACTAAGGCTTCTCGGATTCGAACTGTGTGTGGCAATGACGCCTTGGCTGAATTTGGAGCGCGCCGGGCCCATGAATTAGATGCTTCTATTTGGGGAGGACGGGCCGCTTATATCGGCGGTTTTGACTCCACTTCTAATGTCCGGGCTGGGAAGATTCTTGGCGTTCCCGTTTCCGGGACCCATGCCCATGCCATGGTCCAAGCCTATCGGTCTGATTATGAGGCCTTTAAACATTATGCGGAGTCGCACAAGAATTGCGTTTTCTTAGTGGATACCTATGACGTCTTAAATTCTGGTGTCCCCAATGCCATTCGGGTGGCCCGGGAAATGGGCGATAAGATCAACTTTGTCGGTGTCCGTATCGATAGCGGGGACATTACCTACCTCTCCAAACGCGTTCGTAAGATGCTCGATGAAGCTGGCTATCCTGATGCCATTATCGTGGCTTCCAATGACCTGGATGAAAAAACCATCCTTAACCTAAAAATGCAAGGGGCTAAGGTCGATTCTTGGGGAGTCGGGACGAAGTTAATTACGGCCTATGACCAAGCTTCCTTAGGTGGGGTCTATAAGCTCTGTGCCATTGAAGACGAAAAGGGCGACTTGGTGCCAACCATGAAGCTTTCCTCTTCGCCAGAGAAGGTAACCACCCCAGGGAAGAAACAAATTTGGCGGATTACTAATAACCTGGATGGTAAGTCAGAGGGCGACTATGTGACGGTTGAAGATGAAGTCCTCGATACCAGTCAACCCCTCTACATGTTCCACCCTACCTATACCTATATTAATAAGACAGTCGAAGACTTTTCTGCCCGTCCGTTACTACAGACCATCTACCAAGATGGAAAACGGGTCTATGACTTGCCGGCTTTAGAAGAAGTGAAGTCCTATGCTGAAGAAAGCTTAGCAGCGCTCTGGGATGAATACAAACGGATCCTCAATCCAGAAGCTTACCCAGTCGACCTGTCACAAGAACTCTATGACTTGAAGATGGACAGTATCCATGCCATCCATGAACGGGTCAAGGCGGGGGCGAAGAAGAACCCAGTGAATGAGTCATAG
- a CDS encoding sugar transferase — MQKNGEWTNWYRIVIWATEALILFLSYLISFLIRYQSRYIPLENGEAFQSVFPWIMLIFLVINLLSGVYVLYNKTRGDLFFITLIDQGLIAAMTMILSFIGRWFAFPRLVILIDFFVSVTLLYFFRSLVFSIYRRYASTKRVMIIGYEDEVFSAIYNFKNSKSSRHLVTHVVLSDFYNNICKRLDDIDIVYLASSIPEKEKLKIYGLLMQKEKKLFLNSKFENLVMVNPNIMSFEDESIIETSDFRIPADQALIKRGLDIICSLLLLIIASPIMLVTAIAIKLTSRGPVFYRQVRITENGKEFDILKFRSMVVDSEVQSGPVIARKNDSRITPVGKFIRAVRIDELPQLINILKGDMSLVGPRPERPFFVDQFQKQNPHYYLRHNVKAGLTGYAQVYGKYASDFNSKLNFDLIYIKTYSLILDMKILLQTIKVLFEKVSSSGIDEDNLPTESREDIEKMGIELVE, encoded by the coding sequence ATGCAAAAAAATGGAGAATGGACCAATTGGTACCGCATTGTCATTTGGGCAACTGAGGCGCTGATTTTATTCCTTTCCTATCTTATTTCCTTTTTAATCCGTTATCAAAGTCGCTATATCCCCTTAGAAAATGGGGAGGCCTTCCAGAGTGTCTTTCCATGGATCATGCTGATTTTCTTAGTGATCAACCTCCTGTCTGGGGTCTATGTGCTCTATAACAAGACCCGGGGGGACTTATTTTTCATTACTCTGATCGACCAAGGCTTGATTGCGGCTATGACCATGATCTTGAGCTTTATCGGGCGTTGGTTTGCCTTTCCCCGTTTGGTGATATTGATTGACTTTTTCGTCAGTGTGACCCTCTTATATTTCTTTAGGAGTCTGGTCTTTAGTATTTACCGCCGTTATGCCTCGACCAAGCGGGTGATGATTATTGGTTACGAAGACGAGGTCTTTTCGGCCATTTATAACTTTAAGAATAGTAAGAGTTCCCGCCACTTAGTCACCCATGTGGTCTTGTCGGACTTTTATAATAATATCTGTAAACGCTTGGACGATATTGATATTGTTTACCTGGCTTCCTCCATCCCAGAAAAAGAAAAATTAAAAATCTACGGGCTCTTAATGCAGAAGGAGAAGAAGCTCTTCCTCAATTCCAAATTTGAGAACCTGGTCATGGTGAACCCGAATATCATGAGCTTTGAGGACGAATCCATTATTGAAACCTCGGACTTTCGGATTCCTGCTGACCAAGCCTTGATCAAGCGGGGCTTAGATATTATCTGCTCGCTACTATTGCTCATTATTGCCTCACCGATCATGCTGGTCACTGCGATTGCCATCAAGTTAACTTCTCGCGGTCCGGTTTTCTACCGGCAAGTACGGATTACTGAAAATGGTAAAGAATTTGATATCCTGAAGTTCCGCTCCATGGTGGTGGATTCAGAGGTCCAATCGGGTCCAGTGATTGCCCGTAAGAATGACTCGCGGATTACCCCGGTAGGGAAGTTTATCCGGGCCGTTCGGATTGATGAACTGCCTCAGTTAATCAATATTTTAAAAGGGGACATGTCCTTAGTTGGTCCTCGTCCAGAGCGGCCATTCTTTGTGGACCAGTTTCAAAAACAAAACCCCCACTATTACTTGCGCCATAATGTCAAAGCCGGCCTAACCGGTTATGCCCAAGTCTATGGCAAATATGCCTCTGACTTTAATAGTAAGTTGAACTTTGACCTTATTTACATCAAGACCTATTCCTTGATATTGGATATGAAGATTCTCCTACAAACCATTAAAGTCCTCTTCGAAAAAGTCTCCTCCAGTGGGATTGACGAAGATAACCTACCCACCGAAAGCCGCGAAGACATCGAGAAAATGGGCATTGAACTCGTTGAGTAG
- a CDS encoding uracil-xanthine permease family protein produces the protein MTSTSRNSHLEAGIDDHIPVSEALTLGLQHGLSMNVYIGPMIIAGIVGLSTGQTSAVIQSTFIACGLAMIIQTKLMHLPVAQGASFIPIAAISGIAIANGGGIAGWGVAMSAALVGALALLLLGFSGLMDKFVDYFIPQIVGAVLLLCIGLSLMPAAVNNIYTAPQASVGQNVVLGVVAMISMVTATLLGNRLTGLVGKVCRIGSILITFLIGCLLAQFMGVLDLSPVANAPWFSLPMLMFKDFSFQFDLPSVLTMLVIYLLLLSESTGAWIALSNASETPLTKDRINKGVVGEALGCLLTSLLGTSPVTGFSSNAGIISLTRVASLPVFYYAGGLFVLFGLSGKLSALISVIPGAIIGGVFLVICGTIFLAGLQSLQSVEIKQKETFLIALSVGTVVLIQYMPSDFLLTLPPVLQYFFGSPISVASIVAMVLNKVLPED, from the coding sequence ATGACAAGCACGTCTCGCAACTCACACTTAGAAGCCGGTATCGATGATCACATTCCGGTTTCTGAAGCGTTGACCCTGGGTTTACAGCATGGCCTGTCCATGAATGTTTATATTGGCCCCATGATTATCGCTGGGATTGTCGGCCTGAGTACCGGTCAAACTTCAGCAGTGATTCAATCAACCTTTATCGCCTGTGGTCTAGCCATGATTATCCAAACCAAGCTCATGCACCTGCCAGTGGCGCAAGGGGCTTCCTTTATTCCGATTGCGGCCATTAGTGGGATCGCCATAGCTAATGGCGGTGGCATTGCCGGTTGGGGCGTAGCCATGTCAGCCGCTCTAGTGGGGGCCTTGGCCTTACTCTTACTGGGCTTTTCTGGTTTGATGGATAAGTTTGTCGATTACTTCATCCCTCAAATTGTGGGCGCGGTCCTCTTGCTCTGTATTGGTCTGTCTCTAATGCCAGCGGCTGTGAATAACATCTACACCGCCCCTCAAGCCAGCGTCGGCCAAAATGTAGTCCTCGGTGTGGTAGCCATGATTAGTATGGTGACTGCTACGCTCTTGGGGAACCGTCTGACCGGTTTAGTAGGGAAAGTGTGCCGGATTGGCTCCATATTGATTACCTTTTTGATTGGTTGCTTATTGGCCCAGTTTATGGGAGTTTTAGACCTCAGTCCGGTAGCGAACGCGCCATGGTTTAGTTTGCCAATGCTGATGTTTAAGGATTTTTCTTTCCAATTTGACCTGCCATCAGTGCTAACTATGCTAGTGATCTATTTACTGCTCTTGTCCGAATCGACTGGGGCTTGGATTGCTCTATCCAATGCTTCAGAAACCCCATTAACCAAGGACCGGATTAATAAAGGGGTGGTGGGAGAAGCCCTAGGTTGTCTCTTGACTAGTTTACTGGGAACCAGCCCGGTAACAGGATTTTCTTCTAATGCCGGGATTATTTCACTTACCCGGGTGGCCAGCCTCCCTGTCTTCTACTATGCTGGTGGGCTCTTTGTCCTCTTTGGCCTGTCCGGAAAATTATCTGCCTTGATTTCAGTGATCCCAGGAGCCATTATTGGCGGAGTCTTTTTGGTCATCTGCGGAACGATCTTCCTCGCTGGCCTACAAAGCCTGCAAAGCGTGGAAATCAAGCAAAAGGAAACTTTCCTCATTGCCTTATCGGTCGGGACAGTGGTTTTAATCCAATACATGCCGAGTGACTTTCTCTTGACCCTACCGCCTGTCCTCCAATACTTCTTCGGTTCACCGATTTCAGTGGCTAGCATTGTGGCCATGGTCTTAAACAAGGTCTTACCGGAAGACTAA
- a CDS encoding pseudouridine synthase, translating into MRLLDLVQKVCHLSATKAKRLIHEGEVSYKGQPLIDVNQALDPDLMAIFYRGERIGQGLGHHYIIYNKPAGQVSAKKDPHWPTPYDNLPKMYQGTSIVGRLDRDVEGLLLLTDNGQLHYFLEHARFHIAKTYQVSVNGDLEADLVGKFQAGVTFADGTTCRPAQLDITGPGQAILTIDQGMRHQVKKMFLANGLKVTHLKRLSLGPLQLDSNLKTGHFRPLTRVENEQIVKIMENNSRNDLKR; encoded by the coding sequence ATGCGTTTATTGGATCTTGTGCAAAAAGTATGTCACTTATCCGCCACCAAGGCCAAGCGGCTTATCCATGAGGGGGAAGTCAGCTATAAGGGGCAGCCCCTAATCGATGTTAACCAGGCCCTTGACCCTGATTTGATGGCGATTTTTTACCGGGGGGAACGGATTGGACAGGGCTTAGGCCATCATTACATCATCTATAACAAGCCCGCTGGCCAAGTGTCCGCCAAAAAAGACCCCCACTGGCCCACGCCTTACGACAACCTACCCAAAATGTACCAGGGGACTAGTATTGTGGGCAGACTGGACCGGGACGTGGAGGGCCTTCTCTTACTAACGGATAACGGCCAGCTTCATTACTTTCTGGAACATGCCCGCTTCCATATCGCTAAGACCTACCAAGTGAGTGTCAATGGCGACCTCGAAGCTGACCTGGTGGGAAAATTTCAGGCTGGGGTGACTTTTGCTGATGGGACCACTTGCCGGCCTGCCCAACTAGATATTACTGGCCCAGGTCAGGCGATCTTAACCATTGACCAAGGGATGCGCCACCAGGTTAAGAAGATGTTTCTCGCCAATGGGCTCAAGGTTACCCACTTAAAACGTCTGTCTCTAGGGCCACTCCAACTGGATTCTAACCTGAAAACTGGTCATTTTCGCCCCTTAACGAGAGTAGAAAACGAACAAATTGTAAAAATAATGGAAAATAATTCGCGAAACGACTTGAAAAGATAA
- a CDS encoding ECF transporter S component, whose product MARRKHTALQNKTISSLFIAILIMQTFVPWIGYIPLGPANVTIIHITVIAGGMVLGPAAGAMLGLVWGVLSLFHNMIQPTILSPIFLNPLVSVLPRVCVGFLSGWAATFLTKWLRPEISRIIVGALGTITNTSLVIVMTALFSAEAYAKALNIPETAVLGTFVGALGLNFIFEIIAAAILVPIIGSVFDRVKK is encoded by the coding sequence ATGGCTAGAAGAAAACATACCGCCCTTCAAAATAAAACCATTAGTAGTTTATTTATTGCGATTTTAATTATGCAGACCTTTGTTCCTTGGATCGGTTACATTCCGCTCGGGCCAGCTAATGTGACTATTATCCATATCACGGTGATTGCTGGGGGTATGGTCTTGGGTCCGGCTGCAGGAGCTATGCTGGGTTTGGTATGGGGCGTTTTGTCCCTCTTCCATAATATGATCCAGCCCACCATCCTCTCGCCAATCTTTTTAAATCCTTTGGTATCTGTTCTCCCGCGGGTCTGTGTCGGTTTCTTGTCAGGCTGGGCAGCGACTTTCTTAACAAAATGGCTACGTCCTGAAATCAGCCGGATTATTGTGGGAGCCCTAGGAACCATTACCAATACTTCGCTGGTGATTGTGATGACTGCTCTCTTTAGTGCTGAAGCTTATGCCAAGGCCTTGAATATCCCGGAAACGGCGGTTTTAGGTACCTTTGTGGGGGCCTTAGGACTTAATTTTATTTTTGAAATTATTGCTGCGGCCATCCTGGTTCCTATTATCGGCAGTGTTTTTGACCGGGTGAAAAAATAG
- a CDS encoding NUDIX hydrolase: MLEDYQAFFKAYEGQPLGVERFYAVLIPIVSLAGQDPALLYEHRAPGISQAGDAAFPGGRVEAGESFAQAAVRESQEELGIARDKIQVLGEMDYIVQSKRVIAAYVAYLAIDHLDELAINEDEVKHVFTVSLAELDQDQPEIYRMESRLDRGHHFPYDRIPGGKNYRFKNYVEEIPFYNIDQENLWGLTAQLTHRFVQLTAHLRKGASDG; the protein is encoded by the coding sequence ATGTTAGAAGACTACCAAGCCTTTTTTAAGGCCTATGAGGGGCAACCTTTAGGGGTAGAACGCTTTTATGCGGTGTTAATCCCTATCGTTTCTTTGGCAGGTCAAGACCCAGCCTTGCTCTATGAACACCGGGCTCCGGGGATCTCCCAAGCCGGCGACGCTGCCTTTCCGGGTGGTCGGGTAGAAGCGGGAGAGAGTTTTGCCCAGGCGGCGGTCCGTGAAAGCCAGGAAGAATTGGGAATCGCCCGAGATAAAATCCAAGTTCTCGGTGAAATGGATTATATTGTTCAGAGCAAGCGGGTGATTGCAGCCTATGTGGCTTATTTAGCCATCGATCACTTAGACGAATTGGCCATTAATGAGGATGAGGTCAAGCATGTCTTTACGGTTTCCTTGGCTGAACTGGACCAGGACCAGCCTGAAATTTATCGGATGGAATCCAGACTTGACCGCGGCCATCACTTCCCTTATGATCGTATTCCAGGAGGGAAAAATTACCGCTTCAAGAACTATGTGGAGGAAATCCCTTTTTACAATATTGATCAAGAAAATCTTTGGGGGTTAACGGCCCAACTGACGCATCGCTTTGTCCAGTTGACCGCTCACTTACGGAAAGGAGCTAGCGATGGCTAG
- a CDS encoding Cof-type HAD-IIB family hydrolase, which produces MYRLAAFDVDGTLLKSDSSLSEATHQALKTMKEAGIEIVISSGRPLPGVELIQDLVGKDLVRYLSSFNGGRIVDSWSDNQVIFEAVLPPAEVDEICDFLADYDVDINTYDDHNVLGLKSPKHDYMAHEAKLTGMPIKIEDFRETGAKVNKLMVTGEPSYLETVRQDLPKEWFDRWNIVKSAPYFLEFNPLEANKGSGLAHLSQEIGVDQEQTMAFGDQENDLTMVEWAGLGVAMGNAVASVKAVADFVTHTNDEEGISHVVDQFINTD; this is translated from the coding sequence ATGTATCGATTAGCTGCATTTGACGTTGATGGCACCCTCTTAAAGAGTGACTCCAGCTTGAGTGAGGCCACCCACCAGGCTTTGAAGACGATGAAGGAAGCAGGTATTGAAATTGTGATCTCTTCCGGCCGCCCCTTACCTGGGGTGGAATTGATCCAGGACCTGGTTGGTAAGGACTTGGTCCGTTATTTATCCAGTTTTAACGGGGGCCGGATTGTTGACTCCTGGTCCGATAACCAGGTCATTTTTGAAGCTGTTCTTCCCCCAGCGGAAGTTGATGAAATCTGTGACTTTTTAGCCGACTACGATGTCGATATCAACACCTATGATGACCATAATGTCCTCGGTCTCAAGTCGCCTAAGCATGACTATATGGCTCATGAAGCCAAGTTGACCGGTATGCCGATAAAAATTGAAGACTTCCGCGAGACGGGGGCTAAGGTCAATAAACTGATGGTGACTGGGGAGCCCAGTTACTTAGAGACTGTTCGTCAAGACCTACCAAAAGAGTGGTTTGACCGCTGGAATATTGTCAAATCAGCTCCTTATTTCTTAGAATTTAACCCGCTTGAGGCCAATAAGGGGTCGGGCTTAGCCCATTTGAGTCAAGAAATTGGGGTTGACCAAGAGCAAACCATGGCTTTTGGCGACCAGGAGAATGACCTGACCATGGTGGAATGGGCCGGCTTAGGCGTGGCCATGGGCAATGCAGTAGCTAGTGTCAAAGCGGTGGCGGACTTTGTGACCCATACCAATGATGAAGAAGGGATTAGCCACGTGGTGGACCAGTTTATTAACACAGACTAG
- a CDS encoding alpha-amylase family glycosyl hydrolase, with protein MAKVTNLTLRHKLAYKIFIRNYSEAGTFQAVIPDLARLKALGVDILILASIFPVTDQHPEGEVGNPNFVKNFKDVEPTYGTMENFKDLVHAVHQAGIQLVIEFPMTQLARDSQVIEERPTYFMRNQEGQVYTRFPGYEKGVDLDFSNPKLWDELIDTLKEWALYVDGFSIRDAQLIRTEFWNSARAEVEDVHPYFYWMGNLLADNTMFRLRMDNVQYSTEGELYSNFDVLDEGNLAEFYLRYYHGILDLDNLIYVLNLSEIQLPFTAVKNRALEFANHPRVASLVKSQADLRNWTAFSLFKKGMAHLIMGQEYGLADPIPWDKAESMDWTVKEDMTEMIQRLSQIKKREACKSGYFFYRGVKPNVIICGYHYYNQHLFGIFKLKADGEDFCEVELSLPQGDYTNLLNDDIYTINEGRLRLGADPVIISYEGDMEVQVNSQADYFLKH; from the coding sequence ATGGCGAAGGTAACCAATTTGACCTTAAGGCATAAGTTAGCTTATAAAATTTTTATCCGGAATTATAGCGAAGCGGGGACTTTTCAAGCAGTTATCCCTGACTTGGCCCGCTTGAAGGCCTTGGGTGTGGATATTTTAATTTTAGCGTCGATATTTCCCGTGACCGACCAACATCCGGAAGGAGAGGTCGGCAACCCTAACTTTGTGAAGAATTTTAAGGATGTTGAGCCCACTTACGGGACTATGGAGAACTTCAAGGACTTGGTCCATGCGGTTCACCAAGCAGGTATCCAGTTAGTGATTGAGTTTCCTATGACTCAACTGGCTAGGGATTCCCAAGTGATTGAGGAGCGGCCGACTTACTTCATGCGTAATCAGGAGGGCCAGGTCTATACTCGTTTTCCCGGTTATGAAAAGGGGGTTGACCTCGACTTTTCTAACCCTAAGCTCTGGGACGAATTGATCGACACCTTGAAGGAGTGGGCCCTCTATGTGGATGGTTTCTCCATTCGCGACGCCCAATTAATCCGCACCGAGTTTTGGAATAGTGCCCGGGCCGAAGTGGAAGATGTCCATCCTTATTTCTATTGGATGGGGAACCTTCTGGCTGACAATACCATGTTTCGTTTGCGGATGGATAATGTCCAGTATTCGACAGAAGGGGAGCTCTACAGTAATTTCGATGTTCTGGACGAGGGCAATTTGGCTGAATTTTACCTCCGCTATTACCATGGAATTTTGGATTTGGATAATCTGATCTATGTCCTGAATTTAAGTGAGATCCAGCTGCCTTTTACCGCTGTGAAAAACCGGGCCCTGGAGTTCGCCAACCACCCCCGGGTCGCTTCGCTTGTGAAGAGTCAGGCGGATTTGCGAAATTGGACCGCCTTTTCCCTCTTTAAGAAGGGCATGGCCCACTTGATCATGGGACAAGAGTATGGCTTGGCCGATCCCATTCCCTGGGATAAGGCAGAAAGTATGGATTGGACTGTCAAAGAAGACATGACTGAGATGATCCAGCGGCTCTCTCAAATTAAGAAGCGCGAAGCTTGCAAGAGTGGCTACTTCTTCTACCGGGGAGTCAAGCCTAATGTGATTATTTGTGGCTACCACTATTACAACCAACACTTATTTGGTATTTTTAAATTGAAAGCCGATGGGGAAGACTTCTGTGAGGTAGAATTATCCCTGCCCCAAGGCGACTATACTAACCTGTTGAACGATGACATCTATACTATTAATGAGGGTCGTTTACGCTTGGGAGCAGACCCTGTCATCATTTCCTATGAAGGCGATATGGAGGTTCAGGTCAATAGCCAAGCAGACTACTTCTTAAAGCATTAA